One genomic region from Leifsonia poae encodes:
- a CDS encoding YdcF family protein → MARRADKGTGRSIGRVLVMVGVAVAFTIVAGAEVCTWRASSRALPVGRLDPGRREPGEVVLVLGYRSAATGRSNAMQRWRTRIAVRSADPETARFVFSGAATRGGRSEAAVMAQYAVELGVPRERIVLEERARSTWENILFSIPLLESAPSITIASNTFHALRARRYLMEQSPELAARLSRADDYRAGENWPVKPLLLGYEWVRAITRARS, encoded by the coding sequence ATGGCGAGGCGAGCGGACAAGGGCACCGGACGGTCGATCGGGCGCGTTCTCGTGATGGTCGGTGTGGCAGTCGCATTCACCATCGTCGCGGGTGCAGAGGTGTGCACCTGGCGTGCGTCGAGTCGGGCGTTGCCGGTCGGACGCCTCGACCCCGGCCGCCGGGAGCCCGGTGAGGTGGTGCTCGTGCTCGGGTACCGTTCTGCGGCGACCGGTCGCTCGAACGCGATGCAGCGATGGCGCACCCGTATCGCGGTGCGGTCGGCAGACCCTGAAACCGCCCGATTCGTTTTCAGCGGCGCGGCGACCCGCGGCGGCCGGTCCGAGGCCGCGGTGATGGCACAGTACGCCGTCGAGCTCGGCGTTCCGAGGGAGCGAATCGTGTTGGAGGAGCGGGCGCGTTCGACCTGGGAGAACATTCTCTTCTCGATCCCGCTTCTGGAGTCGGCGCCGTCGATCACGATCGCGTCGAATACGTTCCACGCTTTGCGGGCGCGGCGATACCTGATGGAACAGTCCCCCGAGCTCGCGGCCCGGCTGAGCAGAGCCGACGACTATCGTGCGGGGGAGAATTGGCCGGTGAAACCGCTGCTCCTCGGTTACGAGTGGGTTCGCGCGATCACGCGGGCGCGATCATGA
- the glyA gene encoding serine hydroxymethyltransferase — protein MTDALPSSFTAPLSEVDPEIAEVLQLELGRQRDYLEMIASENFVPRAVLESVGSVLTNKYAEGYPGRRYYGGCEYVDIAEQLAIDRAKSLFGAEYANVQPHSGASANAAVLSAIATPGDTILGLELAHGGHLTHGMKLNFSGKLYNAVSYGVDPETFLVDMNVVRDKALEHKPQVIIAGWSAYPRHLDFAAFRAIADEVGAKLWVDMAHFAGLVAAGLHPSPVPFADVVSSTVHKTIGGPRSGFIVARDMELAKKLNSNVFPGQQGGPLMHVIAAKATAFKLAATDEFRDRQERTIRGAQILAARLTAEDSKAGGVDVLTGGTDVHLVLADLRNSPLDGQQAEDALHEVGITVNRNAVPFDPRPPMVTSGLRIGTPALATRGFGDVEFTEVAEVIAAALKPGADLPALRARVGALTAAFPLYPGLTPSGQDAFPVELPSSI, from the coding sequence TTGACTGACGCACTTCCCTCCAGCTTCACCGCGCCCCTCTCCGAGGTCGACCCGGAGATCGCCGAGGTCCTCCAACTCGAACTCGGCCGCCAGCGCGACTACCTCGAGATGATCGCCTCCGAGAACTTCGTGCCGCGCGCGGTGCTCGAATCCGTGGGCTCGGTGCTCACCAACAAGTACGCCGAGGGCTACCCCGGCCGTCGGTACTACGGCGGCTGCGAGTATGTCGACATCGCCGAGCAGCTCGCGATCGACCGGGCGAAGAGCCTGTTCGGCGCCGAGTACGCCAATGTGCAGCCGCACTCGGGCGCCAGCGCGAACGCTGCCGTTCTGTCGGCGATCGCGACGCCGGGCGACACCATCCTGGGACTGGAACTCGCTCACGGCGGCCACCTCACCCACGGCATGAAGCTGAACTTTTCGGGCAAGCTCTACAACGCTGTTTCGTATGGTGTCGACCCGGAGACCTTCCTCGTCGACATGAACGTGGTGCGCGACAAAGCCCTCGAACACAAGCCGCAGGTCATCATCGCGGGCTGGTCGGCCTACCCGCGGCACCTCGACTTCGCCGCGTTCCGCGCCATCGCCGACGAGGTCGGCGCGAAGCTCTGGGTGGACATGGCGCACTTCGCCGGTCTCGTGGCGGCGGGACTGCATCCCTCTCCCGTCCCCTTCGCCGATGTCGTGAGCTCGACCGTGCACAAGACGATCGGCGGGCCCCGCTCGGGGTTCATCGTCGCGCGCGACATGGAGCTGGCGAAGAAGCTCAACTCGAACGTGTTCCCGGGCCAGCAGGGCGGCCCGCTGATGCACGTGATCGCCGCGAAGGCGACGGCGTTCAAACTGGCCGCGACCGATGAGTTCCGTGACCGGCAGGAGCGAACCATCCGCGGTGCGCAGATCCTGGCGGCCCGCCTCACCGCCGAAGACTCGAAGGCCGGCGGCGTCGATGTGCTCACCGGGGGCACCGATGTGCACCTGGTGCTCGCCGACCTGCGCAACTCGCCGCTCGACGGCCAGCAGGCCGAGGATGCGCTGCACGAGGTCGGTATCACCGTCAATCGCAACGCCGTGCCGTTCGACCCGCGTCCGCCGATGGTCACCTCCGGTCTGCGCATCGGAACGCCGGCGCTGGCCACCCGTGGCTTCGGCGACGTGGAGTTCACCGAGGTCGCCGAGGTCATCGCGGCGGCGCTGAAGCCGGGCGCCGATCTGCCGGCGCTGCGAGCCCGAGTCGGTGCGCTGACGGCCGCCTTCCCGCTCTACCCTGGCCTGACCCCGTCCGGTCAGGACGCCTTCCCGGTCGAGCTGCCCTCCTCGATCTGA
- a CDS encoding carbohydrate ABC transporter permease codes for MTAPATTLAAPVRPPRPRRSAGNRFSGRIVGRMVAGLVIALIFVAPYLIMLVGSLKSRNNILAVPPTYLPTSWHPENYITMWSTPETPLPENLISTIVISVFATALVLVVCVPAAYYTARFRFPGRGVFLFLVIVTQMLQPTVLATGLFKEMVALGLNDTWLAMILINAAFNLAFAIWIMHNFFAGVPKEVDEAAQLDGAGKWSVLFRVQLPLVWPGIVTAIIYTFVASWNEFAASLVILSTDANQPLSVALTKFVGQYDAAWQYVFAVSIVAIIPVVVLFMLIEKRLVGGLTQGSVK; via the coding sequence GTGACCGCGCCGGCCACCACCCTCGCCGCACCCGTGCGGCCGCCGCGCCCCCGCAGATCGGCCGGCAACCGCTTCTCGGGTCGAATCGTCGGGCGGATGGTCGCCGGTCTGGTGATCGCGCTCATCTTCGTGGCGCCGTACCTGATCATGCTGGTCGGCTCGCTGAAGAGCCGCAACAACATCCTCGCCGTGCCGCCCACCTATCTGCCGACCAGTTGGCATCCGGAGAACTACATCACGATGTGGTCGACGCCGGAGACGCCGCTGCCTGAGAACCTCATCTCCACGATCGTGATCTCGGTGTTCGCGACGGCCCTTGTGCTCGTCGTCTGCGTTCCGGCCGCCTACTACACGGCCCGGTTCCGGTTTCCGGGGCGCGGGGTGTTCCTCTTCCTCGTGATCGTCACGCAGATGCTGCAGCCGACCGTGCTCGCCACGGGCCTCTTCAAAGAGATGGTGGCGCTCGGCCTGAATGACACCTGGCTGGCGATGATCCTCATCAATGCGGCGTTCAACCTCGCGTTCGCGATCTGGATCATGCACAACTTCTTCGCCGGCGTGCCGAAGGAGGTCGACGAGGCAGCCCAGCTCGACGGTGCAGGCAAATGGTCGGTGCTGTTCCGCGTGCAGCTGCCCCTGGTGTGGCCGGGAATCGTCACCGCGATCATCTACACCTTCGTGGCGTCGTGGAACGAGTTCGCGGCGAGCCTGGTGATCCTGTCGACGGACGCGAACCAGCCGCTCTCGGTGGCCCTCACGAAGTTCGTGGGGCAATACGACGCGGCCTGGCAGTACGTGTTCGCGGTGTCGATCGTGGCGATCATCCCCGTCGTGGTGCTGTTCATGCTCATCGAGAAGCGTCTCGTGGGCGGTCTCACGCAGGGCAGCGTCAAATAG
- a CDS encoding beta-N-acetylhexosaminidase, whose product MSANQRVSVIPQPVSAETRDGAPFTLAPTARISVAGPGAAEVAGLLMAELASDCRRDLTVVHEPPVYGDIAIVIAEDEVAEEHRAEGYSLTVTAEGVRIGAATAAGAFWGVQTLRQLVPVECATDPLTIAPLSIRDHPRFGYRGAMLDVARHFFGPDAVKRFIDAIVLVKVNHLHLHLTDDQGWRIEIESWPNLTAHGGSTGSDGSPGGFFTQSEFRDLVAYAAERHVTIVPELDMPGHTNAALASYPELNPSGVAPELYTGSKVGFSTLQTGDPTTDRFLADVIGEVAALTPGPYLHIGGDECLSTSSEDFLGFIAHASALVASQGKTAVGWHEMGKSENLPSGTVGQYWDFLTPRGSSGDETLSFVRQGGAVIMSPADVSYLDIVYEDGDRLGQDWADGPTELRSAFVWDPARIVAGLGDSHLLGVEAPLWTETMATVEDVEEMVFPRLAAVAEVAWSVAPADTEAVESARDFADFADRLAALGEHWAAAGIAFRRVPGVPWRDTVSA is encoded by the coding sequence GTGTCCGCGAACCAGCGAGTGTCCGTGATTCCGCAGCCGGTGTCGGCCGAAACGCGTGACGGCGCCCCGTTCACACTGGCGCCGACCGCCCGCATCAGCGTCGCCGGTCCGGGCGCCGCCGAGGTCGCCGGCCTGCTCATGGCCGAGCTCGCCTCGGACTGCCGCCGCGACCTCACGGTCGTGCACGAGCCGCCGGTCTACGGCGACATCGCGATCGTCATCGCCGAAGACGAGGTCGCCGAGGAGCACCGTGCCGAGGGGTACAGTCTCACCGTCACGGCCGAGGGTGTCCGCATCGGCGCCGCCACCGCGGCCGGGGCGTTCTGGGGCGTGCAGACCCTGCGGCAGCTCGTGCCGGTGGAGTGCGCGACGGATCCGCTGACGATCGCGCCGCTGAGCATCCGCGACCACCCCCGTTTCGGCTACCGCGGGGCGATGCTCGATGTCGCCCGCCACTTCTTCGGCCCGGATGCGGTCAAACGGTTCATCGACGCCATCGTGCTGGTCAAGGTCAATCACCTGCACCTGCACCTCACAGACGACCAGGGCTGGCGTATCGAGATCGAGAGCTGGCCGAACCTGACCGCGCACGGCGGGTCGACCGGCAGCGACGGCAGTCCCGGCGGGTTCTTCACCCAGAGCGAGTTCCGCGACCTGGTCGCGTATGCCGCCGAGCGGCATGTGACGATCGTTCCCGAGCTCGATATGCCGGGCCACACCAATGCCGCGCTCGCCTCCTACCCGGAATTGAATCCGTCGGGTGTCGCTCCGGAGCTGTACACGGGTTCGAAGGTCGGCTTCAGCACTCTGCAGACCGGTGACCCGACCACCGACCGTTTCCTCGCCGATGTGATCGGTGAGGTGGCAGCCCTCACTCCCGGTCCCTACCTGCACATCGGCGGCGACGAATGCCTGAGCACCTCCTCCGAGGATTTCCTCGGCTTCATCGCCCACGCTTCCGCCCTGGTGGCCTCTCAGGGCAAGACGGCCGTCGGGTGGCATGAAATGGGTAAGAGTGAGAACCTGCCGAGCGGTACCGTCGGCCAGTACTGGGACTTCCTGACCCCGCGCGGCTCGTCCGGCGATGAGACGCTCTCCTTCGTGAGGCAGGGCGGCGCCGTGATCATGTCCCCGGCCGATGTGTCGTATCTCGACATCGTCTACGAAGACGGGGACCGTCTCGGCCAGGATTGGGCTGACGGCCCGACCGAGCTCCGTTCGGCCTTCGTATGGGATCCGGCGCGCATCGTTGCCGGTCTGGGCGACTCCCACCTCCTCGGTGTCGAGGCGCCGCTGTGGACCGAGACGATGGCGACGGTCGAGGATGTCGAAGAGATGGTCTTCCCCCGTCTCGCCGCGGTCGCCGAGGTCGCGTGGTCAGTGGCGCCGGCCGACACCGAGGCGGTCGAATCCGCCCGTGATTTCGCCGATTTCGCCGACCGTCTCGCTGCGCTCGGCGAGCATTGGGCCGCCGCGGGCATCGCGTTCCGCCGGGTGCCCGGGGTGCCGTGGCGAGACACGGTCTCGGCCTGA
- a CDS encoding gamma carbonic anhydrase family protein, translating into MSILSLADGSTPSLSETAWVAPGAILVGRVRLLDHASVWYNAVLRAEAEEIVIGERSNIQDNVSCHVDSGFPLTLGADVSVGHNAVLHGCTIEDGVLVGMNATVLNGAVIGAGSLLAAGTVVLEGAIVPPGSLVAGVPGKVRRELTEEERAGIIANAAAYLTHTAEHRA; encoded by the coding sequence ATGAGCATCCTGAGCCTCGCCGACGGCAGCACCCCCAGCCTCTCCGAAACCGCCTGGGTCGCCCCAGGCGCCATCCTGGTCGGCCGCGTGCGGCTGCTCGACCACGCGAGCGTCTGGTACAACGCTGTGCTGCGCGCCGAGGCGGAGGAGATCGTGATCGGCGAGCGCAGCAACATCCAAGACAATGTCTCCTGTCATGTCGACAGCGGGTTCCCGCTCACCCTCGGCGCTGATGTCTCTGTCGGCCACAACGCGGTGTTGCACGGCTGCACCATCGAAGACGGAGTGCTCGTCGGCATGAACGCCACCGTGCTGAACGGCGCGGTCATCGGCGCCGGCTCGCTGCTCGCCGCCGGCACCGTCGTTCTGGAGGGCGCGATCGTGCCGCCGGGCTCCCTCGTCGCCGGCGTGCCCGGCAAGGTGCGCCGCGAGCTCACCGAGGAGGAGCGCGCCGGAATCATCGCCAATGCCGCCGCCTACCTGACCCACACCGCCGAGCACCGCGCCTGA
- a CDS encoding carbohydrate ABC transporter permease, producing the protein MSQTIENTRTGAASGRPRRGAPPRRSSSGAGDLWRAVPWTLPALILIFGVVLFPAGYMIFNSTRHISQVGVDQGPAGLDNYITVLSRPELPGILLNTLAWVVAVVILTVVISLALAQFLNKNFPGRQWVRMAILIPWAASVVMTTTVFVYGLDPFYGIINKFLVDVHILAEPFGFTKEPLPAFLSSIAIAVFVSLPFTTYTLLAGLAGIPGDMLEAAKMDGAGSVRTYFGVTLPNLRNAVALASLINIINVFNSLPILKLMTGSIPGYKADTTTTYVFKLLQGEQRIDLSSALSVINFLIVLVVVALYLWIVKPMKEVS; encoded by the coding sequence ATGAGTCAGACCATCGAAAACACCCGGACGGGGGCGGCCAGCGGCCGCCCCCGTCGCGGGGCGCCACCCCGGCGATCGAGTTCGGGGGCCGGCGACCTCTGGCGTGCCGTTCCGTGGACGCTGCCCGCCCTCATCCTGATCTTCGGCGTCGTGCTGTTCCCCGCCGGCTACATGATCTTCAACTCCACGCGGCACATCTCGCAGGTGGGTGTGGACCAGGGGCCGGCCGGCCTGGACAACTACATCACCGTGCTCTCCCGGCCGGAGCTGCCGGGCATCCTGCTGAACACGCTGGCCTGGGTGGTCGCGGTCGTGATTCTGACGGTCGTGATCTCGCTGGCGCTTGCACAGTTCCTCAACAAGAACTTCCCCGGCCGGCAGTGGGTGCGCATGGCGATCCTCATCCCGTGGGCGGCCAGTGTGGTGATGACGACGACCGTGTTCGTCTACGGCCTCGACCCGTTCTACGGCATCATCAACAAGTTCCTGGTGGATGTGCACATCCTCGCGGAACCGTTCGGGTTCACCAAGGAGCCGCTCCCCGCCTTCCTCTCCTCGATCGCGATCGCCGTGTTCGTGTCGCTGCCTTTCACCACCTATACGCTACTCGCCGGGCTCGCCGGCATCCCGGGTGACATGCTCGAGGCGGCGAAGATGGACGGGGCTGGATCGGTGCGCACCTACTTCGGTGTCACCCTCCCCAACCTGCGGAACGCGGTCGCACTGGCCAGCCTGATCAACATCATCAATGTGTTCAACTCGTTGCCGATCCTCAAATTGATGACCGGCTCGATCCCCGGCTACAAGGCGGACACGACCACCACCTACGTGTTCAAACTCTTGCAGGGGGAGCAGCGCATCGACCTCTCCAGCGCCCTCAGCGTGATCAACTTCCTGATCGTGCTGGTGGTCGTCGCGCTCTACCTCTGGATCGTCAAGCCGATGAAGGAGGTCTCGTGA
- a CDS encoding MBL fold metallo-hydrolase codes for MTAAEVTWLNDDTVQLRQPKTSHWEAPFLFLLFGRNRAILLDSGATADEAVFPLRSTVEKLIQTWLRRNPARFIRPYPLVVAHTHAHGDHIAGDPLLADRPGTTLVGVTPAEVISFFGFPTWPDAVVEFDLGDRVLDVIGAPGHESSAVVFFDRATGILFTGDTVCPGNLYVRDRSPFVATIDRLIRFRDAPPAPVRTVLGAHIEMSTEPGVDYPSGTVDQPNEAPLALPPSILDDIRKALRKPGKRVVRDRFIVVDEARAEAS; via the coding sequence ATGACCGCTGCCGAAGTCACCTGGTTGAACGACGACACCGTACAGCTCCGCCAACCGAAGACCTCGCATTGGGAGGCGCCGTTCCTGTTCCTGCTGTTCGGACGCAACCGGGCAATCCTCCTCGACTCCGGCGCCACCGCCGACGAGGCGGTCTTCCCGCTGCGGAGCACGGTCGAGAAGCTGATCCAAACCTGGCTGCGACGGAATCCCGCCCGGTTCATCCGGCCGTATCCTCTCGTGGTCGCGCACACGCACGCCCACGGCGACCACATCGCGGGCGATCCGCTGCTCGCCGACCGGCCCGGCACCACCCTCGTCGGTGTGACCCCCGCCGAAGTCATCTCGTTCTTCGGCTTCCCCACCTGGCCGGATGCGGTGGTCGAGTTCGACCTCGGCGACCGTGTGCTCGATGTGATCGGCGCCCCCGGCCACGAGTCGTCGGCCGTCGTCTTCTTCGACCGCGCCACCGGCATCCTGTTCACCGGTGACACCGTCTGCCCCGGCAACCTGTACGTGCGCGACCGGTCCCCGTTCGTGGCCACGATCGACCGACTCATCCGGTTTCGGGATGCGCCTCCCGCCCCCGTGCGCACTGTTCTCGGCGCACACATCGAGATGTCCACCGAACCGGGCGTCGATTACCCATCTGGAACGGTCGACCAACCGAACGAGGCACCACTGGCCCTCCCGCCGAGCATCCTCGACGACATCCGCAAAGCGCTCCGTAAGCCGGGCAAGCGCGTCGTGCGCGACCGATTCATCGTGGTGGACGAGGCCCGGGCCGAAGCGTCATGA
- the galK gene encoding galactokinase, whose amino-acid sequence MTDLRQDTLDSFAEIFGRPADGLWSAPGRVNLIGEHTDYNEGFVFPFAINRRTIAALGLRDDRIVRVGSSFADELVEIDLSDLRPEALSGWSSYPLGLAWALGEFGADLDAVPGFDLLLDSNVPVGAGLSSSAAIESAVGFALNDVWQLGLDRRTLARAGQRAENVAIGAPTGIMDQSASLLGERDAAVFLDCRSLHAEIVPLGLEAAGLEIVIIDTRVSHAHATGGYAERRASCEAGARALGVESLRDVGVDDLDRAREILDEVTFRRVRHVVTENQRVLDTVRTLREQGPTAIGDLLDASHRSMRDDFEISVPELDLAVETAQANGAIGARMTGGGFGGSAIALVPTDALSRVYVALDGAFAEHGFGQPDLFTVTASEGAKREN is encoded by the coding sequence ATGACCGACCTGCGTCAGGACACCCTCGACAGCTTCGCCGAGATCTTCGGACGCCCGGCCGATGGCCTCTGGTCGGCCCCGGGCCGCGTGAACCTCATCGGCGAGCACACCGACTACAACGAGGGCTTCGTCTTCCCGTTCGCCATCAACCGGCGCACCATCGCCGCCCTCGGCCTGCGCGACGACCGTATCGTGCGCGTCGGCAGTTCCTTCGCCGATGAGCTCGTCGAGATCGACCTCTCCGACCTGCGCCCCGAGGCGCTCAGCGGCTGGTCGTCGTATCCGCTCGGCCTCGCCTGGGCGCTCGGCGAGTTCGGGGCCGACCTGGATGCGGTGCCGGGCTTCGACCTGCTCCTCGACTCGAACGTGCCCGTCGGCGCCGGTCTGTCGTCATCCGCCGCGATCGAGAGCGCGGTGGGTTTCGCCCTGAACGACGTCTGGCAGCTCGGTCTCGACCGCCGCACCCTCGCACGCGCCGGACAGCGCGCCGAGAACGTGGCCATCGGCGCACCCACCGGCATCATGGACCAGTCGGCTTCTCTGCTGGGCGAGCGCGACGCCGCCGTCTTCCTCGACTGCCGTTCCCTGCACGCCGAGATCGTGCCGCTCGGGCTCGAGGCGGCTGGGCTCGAGATCGTGATCATCGACACCCGGGTGAGCCACGCGCACGCCACCGGCGGCTACGCCGAACGCCGGGCATCCTGCGAGGCAGGCGCCCGCGCGCTCGGCGTCGAGTCGCTGCGCGATGTGGGCGTCGACGACCTCGACCGGGCCCGCGAGATCCTCGATGAGGTGACGTTCCGCCGCGTGCGCCACGTCGTCACCGAGAACCAGCGCGTGCTCGACACCGTGCGCACGCTCCGCGAGCAGGGTCCGACCGCGATCGGCGACCTGCTCGACGCCTCGCACCGGTCGATGCGCGACGACTTCGAGATCTCGGTGCCCGAGCTCGACCTCGCCGTGGAGACCGCCCAGGCGAACGGTGCGATCGGCGCCCGGATGACCGGCGGTGGCTTCGGCGGTTCGGCCATCGCCCTCGTGCCCACCGACGCGCTCTCCCGGGTGTACGTCGCGCTCGACGGCGCCTTCGCCGAGCATGGCTTCGGTCAGCCCGATCTGTTCACCGTCACCGCATCAGAGGGCGCAAAGCGCGAGAATTGA
- the galT gene encoding galactose-1-phosphate uridylyltransferase, which produces MPPITKREHRLSDGRDLIYYDDADTSLAPERADDLREPSARPATATMRQDPLTGEWVSIAAARQNRVFLPPAEFDPLAPATPANPSEVPSRYDVAVFENKSPSFGPLLLDENAPTGLDDLATIGLGRTRTSVGRCEVVCFSPETSGSFGSLTPSRARTVIEAWADRTATLSAMPGVRQVFPFENRGEAIGVTLHHPHGQIYAYPYVTPRTAALIRSLDNYGPTLFADILERERSSERVVLTGEHWTAFVPFAARWPIEVHILPHRHVADFTETNAAERDELATLYLRVLRGVDALYDSPTPYIAAWHQAPVGVRRDEIRLMLQLTSPRRAADKLKFLAGSEAAMGAWIGDVPPEKAADQLREAIARADRDNPVGTLPAPVTGLITAGGAPGMPTPAGHVPLDEPTTASPRKAPR; this is translated from the coding sequence ATGCCTCCCATCACGAAGCGTGAGCACCGGCTGTCCGACGGCCGCGACCTCATCTACTACGACGACGCCGACACCTCCCTCGCACCCGAACGCGCCGACGACCTGCGCGAACCGTCCGCCCGCCCCGCTACGGCCACCATGCGCCAAGATCCGCTCACCGGCGAATGGGTGTCGATCGCGGCGGCCCGCCAGAACCGGGTCTTCCTCCCCCCGGCGGAGTTCGACCCGCTCGCCCCGGCCACACCCGCCAACCCCTCGGAGGTGCCCAGCCGGTACGACGTCGCGGTGTTCGAGAACAAGTCGCCATCGTTCGGGCCGCTGCTCCTCGACGAGAACGCCCCGACAGGGCTCGACGATCTCGCGACGATCGGGCTCGGCCGCACCCGCACTTCGGTCGGACGCTGCGAGGTCGTCTGTTTCAGCCCCGAGACCAGCGGATCCTTCGGCAGCCTCACCCCGTCGCGCGCGCGCACCGTGATCGAAGCCTGGGCCGACCGCACGGCCACGCTCTCAGCCATGCCCGGCGTGCGCCAGGTCTTCCCCTTCGAGAACCGCGGCGAAGCGATCGGCGTCACCCTGCACCACCCGCATGGGCAGATCTACGCCTACCCGTACGTGACGCCGCGAACGGCCGCGCTCATCCGTTCTCTCGACAACTACGGGCCCACCCTGTTCGCCGACATCCTCGAACGCGAGCGCAGCTCCGAGCGCGTCGTGCTCACCGGCGAGCACTGGACAGCCTTCGTACCGTTCGCCGCGCGCTGGCCGATCGAGGTGCACATCCTCCCCCACCGGCACGTGGCCGACTTCACCGAGACGAACGCGGCGGAACGTGACGAACTCGCCACGCTCTATCTACGGGTTCTTCGTGGCGTCGACGCTCTCTACGACAGCCCCACCCCCTACATCGCGGCCTGGCATCAAGCGCCCGTCGGTGTGCGCCGCGACGAGATCCGCCTCATGCTGCAGCTCACCTCGCCCCGGCGCGCCGCCGACAAGCTCAAATTCCTGGCCGGCTCGGAGGCCGCCATGGGCGCTTGGATCGGCGATGTGCCCCCCGAGAAGGCCGCGGACCAGCTGCGTGAGGCCATCGCCCGCGCCGATCGGGACAACCCGGTCGGAACGCTCCCGGCACCCGTGACAGGATTGATCACCGCCGGCGGAGCACCGGGAATGCCCACCCCCGCAGGCCACGTTCCTCTCGACGAGCCCACCACCGCATCCCCCCGAAAGGCCCCCCGATGA
- a CDS encoding bifunctional methylenetetrahydrofolate dehydrogenase/methenyltetrahydrofolate cyclohydrolase, producing MNAQILDGKKTAAEIKAELTERVSALRERGVVPGLGTILVGDDPGSQWYVAGKHRDCAEVGISSIRRDLPSDTSQAELEAVVEELNGDPDCTGFIVQLPLPPHIDTDAILELVDPGKDADGLHPTNLGRLVLNVNRPITTPLPCTPRGVIDLMLRHGIELSGKDVVVIGRGVTVGRAIGSLLTRREINATVTLTHTGTVDLDAHLRRADVIVAAAGVAGLVTAANVKPGAVVLDVGVSRIEDPVTGKSRVAGDVAEDVAEVASWISPNPGGVGPMTRALLLQNVVESAERALAD from the coding sequence ATGAACGCACAGATTCTGGATGGGAAGAAGACCGCGGCCGAGATCAAGGCCGAGCTCACGGAGCGCGTGAGTGCGCTGCGGGAGCGTGGCGTGGTCCCGGGACTGGGAACGATCCTGGTCGGGGACGACCCTGGATCGCAATGGTATGTCGCCGGCAAGCACCGCGACTGCGCCGAGGTGGGGATCTCCTCCATCCGGCGCGACCTGCCGTCAGACACCTCGCAGGCAGAACTGGAAGCTGTCGTCGAAGAGCTGAACGGCGACCCTGACTGCACCGGCTTCATCGTGCAGCTGCCGCTGCCGCCCCACATCGACACCGACGCCATCCTGGAGCTCGTCGACCCGGGCAAGGATGCGGACGGCCTGCATCCGACGAACCTCGGCCGGCTGGTGCTGAACGTCAACCGTCCGATCACCACCCCGCTGCCGTGCACCCCGCGTGGCGTGATCGACCTGATGCTGCGGCACGGCATCGAGCTGTCGGGCAAGGACGTGGTCGTGATCGGTCGCGGGGTCACCGTGGGCAGGGCGATCGGCTCGCTGCTGACCCGCCGCGAGATCAACGCGACGGTCACGCTCACCCACACGGGAACCGTCGACCTGGATGCGCACCTGCGCCGCGCCGATGTGATCGTGGCCGCCGCCGGCGTTGCCGGTCTGGTGACGGCGGCGAACGTGAAACCAGGCGCGGTCGTGCTCGACGTCGGCGTGAGCCGCATCGAAGACCCCGTCACCGGCAAGAGCCGGGTCGCGGGCGATGTGGCCGAGGATGTGGCCGAGGTCGCATCCTGGATCTCGCCGAACCCCGGCGGTGTCGGACCGATGACCAGGGCGCTTCTGCTGCAGAACGTGGTCGAGTCCGCAGAACGGGCCTTGGCCGACTAG